From Citricoccus sp. SGAir0253, a single genomic window includes:
- a CDS encoding aminoacyl-tRNA deacylase: protein MTDQPAGLPAIAASGIPYTLTRHGPVSSLAEAAAARGVDPARLVKTLVVRRGEGDYVFVLVPGLRSIAWPKLRALLGVNRLSLPPAEEARAATGYPRGSITPFGATTAWPVIADVTLRGQEVSIGAGAPGAAVTVAADALLEVLGARVADVTEPEPDRG from the coding sequence GTGACCGACCAGCCCGCCGGACTGCCCGCGATCGCGGCCTCCGGCATCCCCTACACCCTCACCCGGCACGGGCCGGTGTCCTCGCTCGCCGAGGCCGCGGCCGCCCGGGGCGTGGACCCGGCCCGCCTGGTGAAGACCCTCGTGGTGCGCCGAGGCGAGGGAGACTACGTCTTCGTGCTCGTCCCGGGCCTGCGCAGCATCGCCTGGCCGAAGCTGCGCGCCCTGCTGGGGGTCAACCGCCTGTCCCTGCCCCCGGCCGAGGAGGCCCGGGCGGCCACCGGCTACCCGCGCGGGTCCATCACGCCCTTCGGGGCGACGACGGCCTGGCCGGTCATCGCGGACGTCACCCTGCGCGGCCAGGAGGTCTCGATCGGCGCCGGCGCGCCGGGCGCGGCCGTCACCGTGGCCGCCGACGCGCTCCTGGAGGTGCTGGGCGCCCGGGTCGCGGACGTCACCGAGCCCGAACCGGACCGGGGTTGA
- a CDS encoding MarR family winged helix-turn-helix transcriptional regulator, giving the protein MDHSAPFTDPLALESQICFALSVASRGVIAAYRPVLEPLRLTHPQYLVMLALWQHAPLSIKDLAALLHMEPATLSPLTKRLEALGYIHRGRDPEDDRALAIDLTEAGRDLRRQAEAVPVQMMERLQMDRTELQELHRLMSMLMDRVHPRPGD; this is encoded by the coding sequence ATGGACCACAGTGCCCCGTTCACCGACCCCTTGGCGCTGGAGAGCCAGATCTGCTTCGCCCTGTCGGTAGCCTCCCGAGGGGTCATCGCCGCGTACCGGCCCGTGCTCGAGCCCCTGAGGCTCACCCACCCGCAGTACCTGGTCATGCTGGCCCTGTGGCAGCACGCGCCCCTGTCGATCAAGGACCTGGCGGCGCTGCTGCACATGGAGCCGGCCACCCTGTCCCCGCTGACCAAGCGACTGGAGGCCCTGGGGTACATCCACCGGGGCCGGGATCCCGAGGACGACCGGGCCCTGGCCATCGACCTCACCGAGGCCGGCCGGGACCTGCGCCGGCAGGCCGAGGCCGTGCCGGTGCAGATGATGGAACGCCTGCAGATGGACCGGACCGAGCTCCAGGAACTCCACCGGCTGATGAGCATGCTGATGGACCGGGTCCACCCTCGGCCGGGGGACTAG
- a CDS encoding ScyD/ScyE family protein has translation MRTKPLLAGAGALALATTLVGAPAQAHESPRPPRAHELASGLVSPLSLDLGRRGDVYVTQNFAGALSKVDRRGTVTDVHRGNLAELAGVAYDRGATYHVETNAPEGGTPTSHVIKTARDGMRTVVSDDFMKYERDHNPDGDETYGFVRLRGTCAAQLDAFQDSLADLAGPGGGTPQFARYTGIEESHAYQLEVDRGTIYVADAAANAILKVNERTKRISTVAVIPATPVRFTAAMETYLEETIEGALQQQGQERDIDMPDCLVGQRYVPEPVPTDVVKGGRGELFVSTLGGGVGEATAQSKVYRIEQRRGPDRVTTVARGLFGATGLDRAPNGDLYVAEMFGGEISRLKAHDVRHAHHGHTAKAWTVVKAETPADVKVSGHHLYATIKALSPTGGDLVRYDLKNRRP, from the coding sequence ATGCGTACCAAACCACTGCTCGCCGGGGCCGGCGCCCTGGCCCTTGCCACCACCCTCGTCGGCGCGCCCGCACAGGCCCACGAGAGCCCGAGGCCCCCGCGGGCCCACGAGCTGGCCAGCGGGCTCGTCAGCCCCCTCAGCCTGGACCTGGGCCGCCGCGGGGACGTGTACGTCACGCAGAATTTCGCCGGCGCCCTGTCGAAGGTGGACCGCCGGGGCACCGTGACGGACGTCCATCGCGGCAACCTGGCCGAACTGGCCGGCGTCGCCTATGACCGGGGAGCCACGTATCACGTGGAGACGAACGCCCCCGAGGGCGGGACGCCCACCTCCCACGTGATCAAGACCGCGCGGGACGGCATGCGGACGGTGGTCAGCGACGACTTCATGAAGTACGAGCGTGACCACAACCCGGACGGTGACGAGACCTACGGCTTCGTCCGCCTCCGCGGTACCTGCGCGGCCCAGCTGGACGCGTTCCAGGACTCGCTGGCAGACCTGGCGGGACCGGGCGGAGGAACCCCCCAGTTCGCGCGGTACACCGGCATCGAGGAGTCCCACGCCTACCAACTCGAGGTCGATCGCGGCACCATCTACGTCGCGGACGCCGCCGCCAACGCGATCCTGAAGGTCAACGAGCGCACGAAGCGGATCTCCACCGTCGCCGTCATCCCGGCCACCCCTGTGAGGTTCACGGCGGCCATGGAGACCTACCTGGAGGAGACCATCGAGGGCGCCCTGCAGCAGCAGGGCCAGGAGCGGGACATCGACATGCCGGACTGCCTGGTCGGCCAGCGGTACGTGCCCGAGCCGGTGCCGACGGACGTCGTCAAGGGGGGCCGGGGCGAGCTGTTCGTGTCCACGCTGGGCGGCGGGGTCGGCGAGGCCACTGCGCAGAGCAAGGTGTACCGCATCGAGCAGCGCCGTGGACCGGACCGGGTCACCACGGTGGCCCGTGGCCTGTTCGGTGCCACCGGACTGGACCGCGCCCCGAACGGCGACCTCTACGTCGCCGAGATGTTCGGCGGCGAGATCTCGCGCCTGAAGGCCCACGACGTCCGACACGCCCACCACGGCCACACCGCCAAGGCCTGGACCGTGGTCAAGGCCGAGACGCCGGCCGACGTCAAGGTGAGCGGTCACCACCTGTACGCCACCATCAAGGCCCTCTCCCCCACCGGCGGCGACCTGGTGAGGTACGACCTCAAGAACCGGAGGCCGTGA
- a CDS encoding LLM class flavin-dependent oxidoreductase — translation MTQEIDLGWFIPTMGDTSRLGDPAAATPPSLELFTHIARTAEDAGFTYLLVPVMPECHEAYISCAMVSARTERIDMLVAARAGFMAPTVMAKMLATFDRLSGGRLRVNLITGGDSAEMAADGMFHGHDERYAVLTETVQVLKDAWTREEPFDVDGTYFTARGVDVRPKPVQRPHPPFYLGGMSPAARELCAAHADVHLFWGDTPANIAGHVRDMTARAAAKGRTLDFGMRLQVVVRETEAEAWAAAEDLISHASAEHKESVKGRWSESQANDRMKELAQAEGHLVDDHLWSGIATVRHGAGIAIVGDPAQVAAKIAEFVEAGCSSFCLSGYPHAEEAERFGRLVMPLLRERFAVRLPGGGATPAPDLAGSVA, via the coding sequence GTGACCCAGGAGATCGACCTCGGCTGGTTCATCCCCACCATGGGGGACACCTCACGGCTCGGTGACCCGGCCGCCGCGACCCCGCCGAGCCTCGAGCTGTTCACGCACATCGCGCGCACCGCGGAGGACGCGGGCTTCACCTACCTGCTCGTGCCGGTGATGCCGGAGTGCCACGAGGCCTACATCTCGTGCGCCATGGTCTCGGCCCGGACGGAGCGGATCGACATGCTGGTCGCCGCCCGCGCGGGGTTCATGGCCCCCACCGTCATGGCCAAGATGCTCGCCACCTTCGACCGGCTCTCCGGGGGCCGGCTGCGCGTCAACCTCATCACGGGCGGCGACTCCGCCGAGATGGCCGCGGACGGGATGTTCCACGGGCATGACGAGCGCTACGCCGTGCTCACCGAGACGGTGCAGGTCCTCAAGGACGCCTGGACGCGCGAGGAGCCGTTCGACGTGGACGGGACGTACTTCACGGCGCGCGGCGTGGACGTCCGGCCGAAGCCCGTGCAGCGCCCGCACCCGCCGTTCTACCTCGGCGGGATGTCCCCGGCCGCCCGGGAGCTGTGCGCCGCCCACGCGGACGTGCACCTGTTCTGGGGCGACACCCCGGCGAACATCGCCGGCCACGTGCGGGACATGACGGCCCGGGCCGCGGCGAAGGGGCGCACCCTGGACTTCGGCATGCGGCTCCAGGTGGTCGTCCGGGAGACCGAGGCCGAGGCGTGGGCCGCCGCCGAGGACCTCATCTCCCACGCCAGCGCCGAGCACAAGGAGTCCGTGAAGGGCCGCTGGAGCGAGTCGCAGGCCAACGACCGGATGAAGGAGCTGGCGCAGGCCGAGGGCCACCTGGTGGACGATCACCTGTGGAGCGGCATCGCCACGGTGCGCCACGGCGCGGGGATCGCGATCGTGGGCGACCCGGCGCAGGTCGCCGCCAAGATCGCCGAGTTCGTGGAGGCCGGCTGCTCCAGCTTCTGCCTGTCCGGCTACCCGCACGCCGAGGAGGCCGAGCGCTTCGGCCGGCTCGTCATGCCGCTGCTGCGCGAGCGCTTCGCCGTCCGGCTCCCCGGCGGGGGCGCGACGCCGGCCCCGGACCTGGCCGGCTCCGTCGCCTGA
- a CDS encoding ScyD/ScyE family protein, giving the protein MRIKPLLAGAGALALATTLVGAPAQAHSEKPRNQEPHVLASGLAGPLTLAVGQRRDVYVTEVFAPRPTLTKVDRRGAESTVYEMPNPPGTTELVGVAYDRGSTYHVETDHAAEGGPTSHVVKTNRNGQRTIVSDDLWDHEARRNPDAGQTYGFHGLDRQCAAEVAAYEAPENVPDIFTGYRGIVESHAYQLEVHLGTIYVADAAANAVLKVDEHTKRISTVAAIPASPIRFTDELEEFVEDTFGGDFPGCTVGERYAPEPVPTDIAVGRRGELFVSTLQGGAGEVVPISRVHRIEQRRGPDRVTTVARGLFGATGLDRTRNGDLYVAEMFGDEISVLEGRDVRHAHPGHLARAHTLFEAETPADVQVSGRHLYATVNATAEPEVGGDLVRYELKHHGR; this is encoded by the coding sequence ATGCGTATCAAGCCACTGCTCGCCGGGGCCGGCGCCCTGGCGCTGGCGACCACCCTCGTCGGCGCGCCCGCCCAGGCGCACTCGGAGAAGCCCAGGAACCAGGAACCACACGTGCTCGCCAGCGGGCTGGCCGGCCCGCTGACCCTGGCGGTCGGCCAGCGCCGGGACGTCTACGTCACGGAGGTGTTCGCCCCGAGACCCACCCTGACCAAGGTGGACCGCCGGGGCGCCGAGAGCACCGTCTACGAGATGCCGAATCCCCCCGGGACCACGGAACTCGTGGGCGTCGCCTACGACCGCGGCTCGACGTACCACGTGGAGACGGACCATGCCGCCGAGGGAGGGCCCACGTCCCACGTGGTCAAGACGAACCGTAACGGTCAGCGGACCATCGTCAGCGACGACCTCTGGGACCACGAGGCCCGCAGGAACCCCGACGCGGGCCAGACCTACGGGTTCCACGGCCTGGACCGCCAGTGTGCCGCCGAAGTGGCGGCCTACGAGGCCCCGGAGAACGTCCCGGACATCTTCACGGGCTACCGGGGCATCGTCGAGTCGCACGCCTACCAGCTCGAGGTCCACCTGGGCACCATCTACGTGGCCGACGCCGCCGCCAACGCGGTGCTGAAGGTCGACGAGCACACGAAGCGGATCTCCACGGTCGCGGCCATCCCGGCCTCGCCGATCCGGTTCACGGATGAACTGGAGGAGTTCGTCGAGGACACCTTCGGCGGGGACTTCCCCGGATGCACCGTCGGCGAGAGGTACGCGCCGGAGCCCGTGCCCACCGATATCGCGGTCGGCCGTCGCGGTGAGCTGTTCGTCTCCACCCTGCAGGGAGGGGCGGGCGAGGTCGTCCCCATCAGCCGGGTGCACCGCATCGAGCAGCGCCGCGGCCCGGACCGGGTCACCACCGTGGCGCGCGGGCTGTTCGGGGCCACGGGCCTCGACCGGACCCGCAACGGTGACCTCTACGTCGCCGAGATGTTCGGTGACGAGATCTCCGTCCTCGAGGGCCGCGACGTCCGCCATGCCCACCCCGGCCACCTGGCCAGGGCCCACACCCTGTTCGAGGCCGAGACCCCGGCCGACGTCCAGGTGAGCGGCCGCCACCTGTACGCGACCGTCAACGCCACCGCCGAGCCCGAGGTCGGCGGCGACCTCGTGCGGTACGAGCTCAAGCACCACGGGAGGTGA
- a CDS encoding DUF1963 domain-containing protein translates to MVLPLGSFPPIHGTYPAILDWLDAHGGGQWQDRLRYALAFSEQGFDPGEQELADAWPSGAQVSWLGGPAVDTGAWPHDADGVPLTHVATIDLAGLDGALDRAGKAIWPTAQLQEGLPRAGILQVFHDLRTYGHEPGDRERKAWVVIVSGDPAYPTGGPTPAPTGRRPALVDRPGAWAAPTRACQLVLPFSGFALPSPLDLSPREAGEFDRLEELTETVHLAWMSQRGVGGSSAIPTTHAYGYSSRGHHAASMDLLPEALPLADGDRYRLILEIEGWTVLEGWFGDAGSLEVWMRQSDLDAGAFENTWCLVRTD, encoded by the coding sequence TTGGTTCTCCCCCTCGGATCCTTCCCCCCGATCCACGGTACGTACCCGGCCATCCTCGACTGGCTCGATGCACACGGCGGTGGGCAGTGGCAGGACAGGCTGCGCTACGCCCTCGCGTTCTCCGAGCAGGGCTTCGACCCGGGCGAACAAGAACTGGCCGACGCGTGGCCGAGTGGCGCCCAGGTCAGTTGGCTCGGCGGGCCGGCCGTGGACACCGGCGCCTGGCCGCACGACGCCGACGGCGTGCCGCTGACCCACGTCGCCACCATCGACCTCGCCGGACTGGACGGAGCCCTGGACCGCGCCGGGAAGGCCATCTGGCCCACCGCCCAACTGCAGGAAGGCCTACCCCGGGCAGGCATCCTGCAGGTCTTCCATGACCTGCGGACCTACGGCCACGAGCCCGGTGATCGAGAACGGAAGGCCTGGGTCGTCATTGTCAGCGGGGACCCTGCATACCCTACGGGCGGCCCAACCCCTGCGCCGACCGGGCGGCGGCCGGCCCTCGTCGACCGTCCCGGAGCCTGGGCCGCACCCACCCGGGCCTGCCAGTTGGTGCTGCCCTTCTCCGGCTTCGCGCTGCCTTCGCCCTTGGACCTCTCCCCCCGGGAGGCGGGCGAGTTCGATCGACTCGAGGAGCTCACCGAGACCGTGCACCTGGCATGGATGAGCCAGCGCGGCGTCGGCGGTTCCTCCGCGATCCCCACCACCCATGCCTACGGGTACAGCTCCCGAGGTCACCACGCGGCCTCCATGGACCTCCTGCCCGAGGCGCTCCCGCTGGCCGATGGCGACCGGTACCGATTGATCCTGGAGATCGAGGGCTGGACCGTGCTGGAGGGGTGGTTCGGCGACGCCGGCAGCCTGGAGGTCTGGATGCGCCAGTCCGACCTGGATGCCGGCGCCTTCGAGAACACATGGTGCCTCGTCCGCACCGACTGA
- a CDS encoding C40 family peptidase has translation MNYPSRRARLEAEKLSARSRRRRSLTVSAAGLATLAGATLAGVAPASAHDGGVSTTDYSAQQDYSYSSASTSTSSSTASTSTASGGTYQLASYSTSSATGWQADVAQWAAAKAADPSVYYSWGGNGPTAYDCSGYTQQAFAQAGKSIPRTSSAQFYGGQQVSMSNLQVGDLVFWSNNGSGSGVYHVAIYIGDGKIAHARNPQMGVAVTDLDYSPWNMMSTAVRY, from the coding sequence ATGAACTACCCCTCCCGCCGTGCCCGTCTCGAGGCCGAGAAGCTGTCCGCCCGCTCCCGCCGCCGTCGCTCCCTGACGGTCAGCGCCGCGGGCCTGGCCACGCTCGCCGGTGCCACCCTCGCCGGTGTCGCCCCCGCCTCGGCCCACGACGGTGGAGTGTCCACCACCGATTACTCGGCCCAGCAGGACTACAGCTACAGCTCCGCGTCCACCTCGACGAGCTCCTCGACGGCCTCCACCTCGACCGCCTCCGGGGGCACCTACCAGCTCGCCTCGTACTCCACCTCCTCGGCCACCGGCTGGCAGGCGGACGTGGCGCAGTGGGCCGCCGCCAAGGCCGCCGACCCGAGCGTCTACTACAGCTGGGGCGGCAACGGCCCGACCGCCTACGACTGCTCCGGCTACACCCAGCAGGCCTTCGCCCAGGCCGGCAAGAGCATCCCGCGGACCTCCTCGGCCCAGTTCTACGGCGGCCAGCAGGTCTCCATGAGCAACCTCCAGGTCGGCGACCTGGTGTTCTGGTCCAACAACGGCTCTGGCTCCGGCGTCTACCACGTGGCCATCTACATCGGCGACGGCAAGATCGCCCACGCTCGCAACCCCCAGATGGGCGTCGCGGTCACCGACCTCGACTACAGCCCCTGGAACATGATGAGCACCGCGGTCCGCTACTGA
- a CDS encoding DoxX family protein, whose product MTTSAQILPAPRPVQDSLLLVARVILGVIFMAHGAQKFFEWTLAGTGAAFAEMGIPLPQVAATFAAIVEFGAGALLILGLFTPIAAALTLVVTVGAWLMVHLSNGIMVANNGWELVAALALGALVFVAVGPGRFSLDALIARRRSA is encoded by the coding sequence GTGACCACCTCTGCCCAGATCCTCCCCGCCCCCCGCCCCGTCCAGGATTCGCTGCTGCTCGTGGCCCGCGTGATCCTCGGTGTCATCTTCATGGCCCACGGGGCCCAGAAGTTCTTCGAGTGGACCTTGGCCGGCACCGGCGCTGCCTTCGCCGAGATGGGCATCCCGCTGCCGCAGGTCGCCGCCACCTTCGCCGCCATCGTCGAGTTCGGCGCCGGCGCCCTGCTCATCCTCGGCCTGTTCACCCCGATCGCCGCCGCCCTCACCCTGGTCGTCACAGTGGGCGCCTGGCTGATGGTCCACCTGTCCAACGGCATCATGGTCGCCAACAACGGCTGGGAGCTCGTCGCCGCCCTCGCCCTCGGCGCCCTGGTGTTCGTGGCCGTCGGCCCCGGCCGGTTCAGCCTGGACGCGCTGATCGCCCGCCGCCGCAGCGCCTGA
- a CDS encoding class I SAM-dependent methyltransferase, producing MGFYTERILPRLVDAGCGTAAVEPLRRRTCAGLHGEVLELGFGSGLNVPFYPPAVTRVRAVDPSDLAWRLASTRVAASPIPVERGGRDGQSLPFADGTFDTALSTWTLCTIPDPAAALRELRRVLTPGGTLHFVEHGLALEEAVRTWQRRLEPLQKRVCGGCHLTREPLRLIREAGFTVTSVERFYEEGVPRPFGADSLGVATAR from the coding sequence ATGGGGTTCTACACCGAGAGGATCCTCCCGCGGCTGGTCGACGCGGGCTGCGGGACCGCGGCGGTCGAGCCCCTGCGCCGGCGAACGTGCGCGGGCCTGCACGGCGAGGTGCTCGAGCTCGGCTTCGGCTCCGGGCTCAACGTGCCCTTCTATCCTCCGGCGGTCACCCGGGTCCGCGCCGTCGATCCCTCCGATCTCGCGTGGCGCCTCGCCTCCACCCGCGTCGCGGCCTCCCCCATCCCGGTGGAGCGGGGCGGACGGGACGGCCAGTCGCTCCCCTTCGCGGACGGCACCTTCGACACGGCGCTGTCGACCTGGACGCTCTGCACGATCCCGGACCCCGCTGCGGCGCTGCGGGAGCTACGGCGCGTGCTGACGCCCGGCGGCACGCTGCACTTCGTGGAGCACGGCCTGGCCCTGGAGGAGGCGGTGCGCACGTGGCAGCGCCGGCTCGAACCGCTGCAGAAGCGCGTCTGTGGCGGGTGCCACCTCACCCGGGAGCCGCTGCGACTGATCCGGGAGGCCGGCTTCACGGTGACGTCGGTCGAGCGCTTCTACGAGGAGGGGGTCCCGCGTCCCTTCGGGGCGGACTCCCTCGGCGTCGCCACCGCCCGCTGA
- a CDS encoding DUF899 family protein, whose amino-acid sequence MSVEESLRHHDAAPALPPVVDEATWQAELDALRVREKAATRELDAIAAQRRRLPMVRMPEYTLEGAFGPLRLVDVFEGRHQLITYHHMWHPGAEFQCGGCTYFTSQFTRLESLENYDARFVVVTQGPIDEALAYRRRVGNRMTWYSTAHSPFGADVGAPPDGGFALNVFLRDGEDVYRTWVTFSRGVEQVSHVFPLVDLLPYGRQEEWQDVPAGWPQRETYSGWPEAADIARWYGDR is encoded by the coding sequence ATGTCCGTCGAGGAATCACTCCGGCACCACGACGCCGCCCCGGCCCTTCCGCCGGTCGTCGACGAGGCGACGTGGCAGGCCGAGCTCGACGCGTTGCGTGTCCGGGAGAAGGCGGCCACGCGGGAGCTCGACGCCATCGCCGCCCAGCGCCGCCGCCTGCCCATGGTGAGGATGCCCGAGTACACGCTCGAGGGGGCCTTCGGCCCGCTGCGCCTCGTGGACGTCTTCGAGGGCCGCCACCAGCTGATCACCTACCACCACATGTGGCACCCCGGCGCGGAGTTCCAGTGCGGCGGCTGCACCTACTTCACCTCCCAGTTCACCCGCCTGGAGTCCCTGGAGAACTACGACGCCCGCTTCGTGGTGGTCACCCAGGGCCCGATCGACGAGGCGCTCGCCTACCGGCGTCGCGTGGGCAACCGGATGACGTGGTACTCCACGGCGCACAGCCCCTTCGGCGCCGACGTGGGCGCCCCGCCGGACGGCGGGTTCGCCCTCAACGTGTTCCTGCGGGACGGCGAGGACGTCTACCGCACGTGGGTGACCTTCAGCCGGGGCGTGGAGCAGGTCTCGCACGTGTTCCCGCTCGTGGACCTGCTGCCCTACGGCCGGCAGGAGGAGTGGCAGGACGTCCCGGCGGGCTGGCCGCAGCGGGAGACCTATTCCGGCTGGCCGGAGGCCGCGGACATCGCGCGGTGGTACGGCGACCGGTGA
- a CDS encoding maleylpyruvate isomerase family mycothiol-dependent enzyme: MDTTEVWAAVDDRRHALAELLGRLEPGEWDRQSLCEAWTVREVAAHLTLVRLPLPRLFALFLQYPGSTNRTIRDGSKALARRMTNEEIVEALRSMVGLHHHFPGLTCREALIDSVGHTLDITLPLGREVELPTAALAEAADHVLSYGGRGNARVFRHLPTEGFRLVATDHDWSRGSGPEVTGTMADLFLVLTGRTVHLDRLGGEGADRLRDAVVQPA, encoded by the coding sequence ATGGACACCACCGAGGTCTGGGCAGCCGTCGACGACCGCCGGCACGCCCTCGCCGAGCTCCTCGGGCGCCTGGAGCCCGGCGAGTGGGACCGCCAGTCCCTGTGCGAGGCCTGGACGGTCCGCGAGGTCGCCGCCCACCTGACACTCGTGCGATTGCCGCTGCCGCGCCTGTTCGCCCTCTTCCTGCAGTATCCCGGCAGCACCAACCGGACCATCCGGGACGGCTCCAAGGCCCTCGCGCGACGCATGACGAACGAGGAGATCGTCGAGGCGCTGCGCTCGATGGTCGGCCTGCACCACCACTTCCCCGGACTGACCTGCCGCGAGGCACTCATCGACTCCGTCGGCCACACCCTGGACATCACCCTCCCGCTCGGCCGCGAGGTCGAGCTCCCGACGGCGGCGCTCGCCGAGGCCGCCGACCACGTCCTGTCCTACGGCGGGCGGGGCAACGCCCGCGTCTTCCGGCACCTGCCGACCGAGGGGTTCCGCCTCGTGGCCACCGACCACGACTGGTCGCGGGGGTCCGGTCCCGAGGTCACGGGCACCATGGCGGACCTGTTCCTGGTCCTCACCGGCCGGACCGTTCACCTGGACCGGCTGGGCGGCGAGGGCGCAGACCGGCTGCGGGACGCCGTCGTCCAGCCCGCCTGA
- a CDS encoding LysE family translocator, which translates to MTILDAVLAFAVVAGLLTLVPGLDTALVLRSSLTRTRSYAWATALGIATGAMVWGVAAAVGVSALLAASELAYRVLSTTGAAYMLWLGVSMIRTSLRAAPRDTGARAAGGTADADRGPATAEGVVVGRSAGAVAPSHGGPPWRGWLTGTGTNLLNPKVGVFYIATIPQFLPEGTSPLLMGAALAGVHCVLTMAWFTVLIVGGGYARRWLSSARALAVVDRVTGLVLLGFGGTLLADALAPPAPART; encoded by the coding sequence GTGACGATCCTCGACGCCGTCCTCGCCTTCGCCGTGGTGGCCGGCCTGCTGACCCTCGTGCCCGGGCTGGACACCGCCCTGGTCCTCCGGTCCTCCCTGACCCGCACCCGCTCCTACGCCTGGGCGACCGCCCTCGGCATCGCGACGGGCGCCATGGTGTGGGGCGTCGCCGCGGCCGTGGGCGTCTCCGCGCTGTTGGCCGCCTCGGAGCTGGCCTACCGGGTCCTGAGCACGACGGGCGCCGCGTACATGCTGTGGCTCGGCGTCTCGATGATCCGGACCTCGCTCCGCGCCGCCCCCCGGGACACCGGGGCCCGGGCGGCCGGCGGAACCGCCGACGCCGACCGCGGGCCGGCCACCGCGGAGGGTGTCGTCGTCGGCCGGTCCGCGGGCGCCGTCGCCCCCTCGCACGGAGGCCCTCCCTGGCGCGGCTGGCTGACCGGCACCGGCACCAACCTGCTCAACCCCAAGGTGGGGGTGTTCTACATCGCCACCATCCCGCAGTTCCTGCCGGAAGGGACGTCCCCCCTGCTGATGGGCGCCGCCCTCGCCGGCGTCCACTGCGTGCTGACCATGGCGTGGTTCACCGTGCTGATCGTCGGGGGCGGCTACGCCCGGCGCTGGCTGTCCAGCGCGCGCGCCCTGGCCGTGGTCGACCGCGTGACGGGCCTCGTGCTCCTGGGCTTCGGCGGCACCCTGCTGGCGGACGCCCTCGCCCCACCCGCCCCCGCCCGGACATGA
- a CDS encoding DinB family protein: MNTPAPAPVPADDRDWTAVITDGCAECGFRPFDPAQVADRIREGTRRWLPVLQRPDVAVRPVPEVWSPLEYACHVRDMVRLLGERVKSMRDQQDPVLADWDGNAKAVQLAYWAADPGTTWEDLERSTRRTVAILDSVPAQDRGRPGRRSDGTAFTIDSLGQYIGHEMEHHLHDVRG; this comes from the coding sequence ATGAACACCCCGGCCCCGGCCCCCGTGCCCGCAGACGACCGCGACTGGACCGCCGTCATCACCGACGGCTGTGCGGAGTGCGGCTTCCGGCCCTTCGACCCGGCGCAGGTGGCGGACCGGATCAGGGAGGGGACCCGGCGGTGGCTGCCGGTCCTGCAGCGGCCGGACGTGGCCGTCCGCCCGGTGCCGGAGGTCTGGTCACCCCTGGAGTACGCCTGTCACGTCCGGGACATGGTGCGGCTGCTGGGTGAGCGGGTGAAGTCGATGCGGGACCAGCAGGACCCGGTCCTGGCGGACTGGGACGGCAACGCCAAGGCCGTCCAGCTGGCCTACTGGGCCGCAGACCCGGGCACCACGTGGGAGGACCTGGAGCGCTCCACCCGGCGCACGGTGGCCATCCTGGACTCCGTGCCGGCGCAGGACCGCGGCCGCCCGGGCCGGCGCTCGGACGGCACGGCCTTCACGATCGACTCGCTGGGGCAGTACATCGGCCACGAGATGGAGCACCACCTCCACGACGTGCGCGGCTGA
- a CDS encoding dihydrofolate reductase family protein, whose product MAVIYETACTLNGFLATEDDSLDWLFAIPGEQPDLKPFMEAATAIVMGSTTYEWVLRTEDLLAHPEKWPEYLGRQPLFVFSSRDLPVPEGADVRVVDGDVGRHLPEIRAAAGDGDVWLMGGGGLAARFLDAGALDRICLTVAPVTLVTGKPLFAGDARWDRLRLCSAEKVGEWARLVYDVRPTSA is encoded by the coding sequence ATGGCCGTCATCTACGAGACCGCGTGCACGCTCAACGGATTCCTCGCGACCGAGGACGACTCGCTCGACTGGCTGTTCGCCATCCCGGGCGAGCAACCGGACCTGAAGCCGTTCATGGAGGCCGCCACGGCCATCGTCATGGGCTCGACCACCTATGAGTGGGTCCTGCGGACCGAGGACCTGCTGGCCCATCCGGAGAAGTGGCCGGAGTACCTGGGCCGGCAGCCCCTGTTCGTCTTCTCGAGCCGGGACCTGCCCGTCCCGGAGGGAGCGGACGTCCGGGTCGTGGACGGCGACGTCGGCCGTCACCTTCCGGAGATCCGTGCGGCCGCGGGGGACGGTGACGTCTGGCTCATGGGCGGGGGCGGCCTGGCGGCCCGGTTCCTCGACGCGGGGGCGCTGGACCGGATCTGCCTGACGGTCGCGCCCGTGACGTTGGTCACGGGGAAGCCGTTGTTCGCCGGCGACGCGCGATGGGACCGGCTGCGGCTGTGCTCGGCCGAGAAGGTCGGCGAGTGGGCGAGGCTGGTCTACGACGTCCGGCCGACGTCCGCCTGA